A stretch of Nitrospiria bacterium DNA encodes these proteins:
- a CDS encoding PEGA domain-containing protein encodes MEYLSVHFPETRRVLIDGRDQGRTDRTIELEAGTYTVSLSPSDDVKPKKRRVRLSRTSPIRPKEITFAKT; translated from the coding sequence ATGGAATATCTCAGCGTCCATTTCCCGGAGACGCGGCGCGTGCTGATCGACGGCCGGGACCAGGGCCGAACGGACCGGACGATCGAGTTGGAAGCGGGCACCTACACGGTTTCGCTGTCGCCGTCGGATGACGTCAAACCGAAGAAGCGAAGGGTCCGGCTTTCAAGGACCTCGCCGATTAGACCGAAGGAGATCACGTTTGCCAAGACCTAG